The Candidatus Methylomirabilota bacterium genome contains the following window.
TCGGCGCGCGTGAGGTTCGTCGATACGCAGAAGTACTTGACCCAGAGGTCTTCGATCTGGGTGTCGGCGGCGAGCATCTTCACGACGGCAGCGGCGCGGCGTCCGTTCAGCAGGGATACGACGGGCGGTGTGTAGTCCATCAGCGGCTGGACTCCCATCTTGACGAATCCTCGCCGGCTGAGATCGAGCATCGCGCGAGAATCGTGTCCCAGCGCGTACAGACCGGCGATGATCCCTCCCATGCTCGTACCGCCCACCACGTCGATGGGGACGGCGAGCTCTTCCAAGGCCCGGACGACACCGATGTGGGCAAGGCCGCGGGCGCCGCCTCCGCTCAGGACGAGCCCGATGGAGCGCCCCGTCAAGCGTCGGGCGAGGTGGCGCATGTCAGCGTCCGATCCATGGCGAACGTGATGATGGGTGGTGACGCGACGCTTGGCCAGCCACCCCCGGGTGCCGGTGGGCTGGGTAGTCCCGTGCGGGTGTACCAGTACCAGCTCCGTGGCCGCGCCGGTCAGACCGGAGCCGAGCCCGTCGATCTCGAAACGACTCAAGACGGGCGGCGATTCAGCACGGCCCACGAGCAGAATGCGATCCGCTTGACGAAGGCATCGGGCCGCCCATGGCGATGGCCAGGCGTCAGGCTCATACACGACAAACGTGTGACGTCCTTCCTGCTCGCTGAGCCAGGCGATGATCCGGCTGTTCTCCTCATGATCTGGAGGAAGTCGGGCCACACCTCTCCCGAGACCGTCGTCCACCAATTGACGGTGGACGTGCAACGCGGTCCCCATCGTTCCCAGCGCCGCCACGAGGTACCGCGCCACCTCTGTCAGCGGCGCGCCCTCACCCGCGGGAACCAGGACAATCGTGGACGGCTCCGTCTCGAAGCGCGGCGAGCGGACCATCTGCTGGAAACGCAGGACGATCAGGCCGGCGAGCTGCATCATCGTTTTCGGATGCCTTTCAACGAGATGATCGAATGCCGCCTTCGAGAACTTCACCAGCGCGCAGTCGCGGATCGCCCGAACGGTCGCCGACCGCGGCTCGCCGGTCAGAATGGCCATTTCCCCCACCGTCTCGCCCGGACCTATCTCGTTGATGACGTTTTCATCCTTCTCTGGGCGGCGGGCCACGATGCGCAGGCGTCCATTCAGGAGAATGTACAGAGCGTCACCGGCCTCTCCCTCGCGCATGAGAGTCCCGCCGCCGGAGAGATAGACGTACTCGAGCTCCGTGGCGATCGCCGTGAGAGCGGACTCATCCAGTTCGCGCAAGAGCGACGTTGACGAAAGAAAGGCTATGAGCTCGGGAGTGGGAGCGCGGCGCATCAAGGAACGTCCGCGCGCTTCAGGGATTGGCGCGCGAAGTGAAAGGAGAACACGCCTCTAGCCCTGATTATGTGCGAACACCAGACCCCCTCACCCTGCCCTCTCCCCCAGTGGGGGAGAGGGATCCGAATGAGAAGAGAGCGCGGCCACGTCGCCGATCATGGCAGATCGCCGAGCACGAGTCAAAAGAGGCAGGCCAGCTCTCCGGCGAACCGCGGCAGAAGACGCTCGCGAAGGAGCCGGCTCAGCTCCCGCAGCGCCCGATCGTGTACTCCTCCTCGGGGCTCCCGGCCTCCGAGGCCACGAGCCAGCCCCCGTCGGAAGCCAGGATCACGATCACGCCATAGGCATTGAGCCCGCGCCCGGCCGCGTGGCGCCCGGCGGCCAGCCATACTTCCTCGAGCCGGTCGACGCGGGCGGGGTTGAGCGCGTCGACGCGGGGTCGCGCCTGCGGGAGGAGGCGCACCAGGTGAATGTGGAGCTGGTCCTGGGTGCGGAGACCCGGCGGGTTCACCACGAGGGCGATCGCCCGGTCGTCCCCGATGCGCGCGCGGGCCGCCTCCCATCCGAAGCGCCAGAGACCATCCGCCCGACGCCAATCCTCGATTCCGGAGACGGGATAGCGCGGCATGGCCAGCCCGTGAACGAAACCGGCCGGGCACCCGCACATCTTGATGTCGCGAATGGCCACGAACTCCTGGCTCTGGGCCCACACCTCCGTGGTGCGCGTGCACGGGTACTCGAGGTCGCATGTTCCCGCCTGAGGCCAGCGGCACCGGGCGCAGTAGCGGGGCTCCGCCGGATCGAGACATTCCTCGACGATCAGGCGGAGGGCATCGCGCGAGGAGTCGGCAGACGCGCAGCCCGCGGTCACGAGGAGGACGAAGAGGGCGAGAGCGCGTCGCACGGCGCATCAAGATTAGCAGAGTCCGCCATCACGCGGGGCTCCACCGGCCGAGCACGACACCGAGGCCGGTGCTATCCTGAACCTCGCCATGACGAAACCCGCCGAGGCCGCGGAGCGCATCGAGGCCCTCCGCGAGGCGATTCACCGTCACAACTACCTCTACTACGCGGAGAACCGTCCAGAGATCTCCGATGCGGAGTACGACCGGCTGTGGAAGGAGCTCCGCGCCCTCGAGGAGGCGCACCCGGATCTGATCACCGCGGACAGTCCCACCCAGAGCCCGGGAGGCCCCCGCGTCGAGGCCTTTGCGCCCGTCGAGCATCTGACGGCCATGCTCTCGCTCGACAACGCCATGTCCCCGGACGACCTGCGCGAGTTCGAGGCACGCATCCGTCGGGC
Protein-coding sequences here:
- a CDS encoding CDP-diacylglycerol diphosphatase; this translates as MRRALALFVLLVTAGCASADSSRDALRLIVEECLDPAEPRYCARCRWPQAGTCDLEYPCTRTTEVWAQSQEFVAIRDIKMCGCPAGFVHGLAMPRYPVSGIEDWRRADGLWRFGWEAARARIGDDRAIALVVNPPGLRTQDQLHIHLVRLLPQARPRVDALNPARVDRLEEVWLAAGRHAAGRGLNAYGVIVILASDGGWLVASEAGSPEEEYTIGRCGS
- a CDS encoding patatin-like phospholipase family protein, which encodes MRELDESALTAIATELEYVYLSGGGTLMREGEAGDALYILLNGRLRIVARRPEKDENVINEIGPGETVGEMAILTGEPRSATVRAIRDCALVKFSKAAFDHLVERHPKTMMQLAGLIVLRFQQMVRSPRFETEPSTIVLVPAGEGAPLTEVARYLVAALGTMGTALHVHRQLVDDGLGRGVARLPPDHEENSRIIAWLSEQEGRHTFVVYEPDAWPSPWAARCLRQADRILLVGRAESPPVLSRFEIDGLGSGLTGAATELVLVHPHGTTQPTGTRGWLAKRRVTTHHHVRHGSDADMRHLARRLTGRSIGLVLSGGGARGLAHIGVVRALEELAVPIDVVGGTSMGGIIAGLYALGHDSRAMLDLSRRGFVKMGVQPLMDYTPPVVSLLNGRRAAAVVKMLAADTQIEDLWVKYFCVSTNLTRAEGLVHEDGPLYKWLLATASLPGYYPPIPADGDLLVDGGLLNLLPADVMRRQGVGTIIGVDVTVRQDLRTDMTYQDYLSGWPLLWARLNPFARKPRIPNIFGILSRAVTVNGIYRLESVKQSVDLYLHLPLEQFELGDWRSLDRIVEIGYQSAREKIAGWAATRPSPRGVGSHLG